A stretch of the Myxococcaceae bacterium JPH2 genome encodes the following:
- the xdhC gene encoding xanthine dehydrogenase accessory protein XdhC → MWDWVRRLAEWSGGDTPFAVVTVTACQGSTPAEAGAKLLVRADGVFHGTVGGGHLEQLVLADARACLDSGKARAIRYPLGAKLGQCCGGVVDVFVEPVNHGPRLYLFGAGHVGQALCRTLEGTPFQIHLVDERPEWIRSERVPEGVVRHEEPWDTVVEQAAWDARRTYVAVMTHRHDLDQDIIAHAIERPARYIGLIGSKTKWARFRQRLEARGVPPERLARVWCPMGLETGGKSPQEVAVSIAAGLLQVHHGLSGDERARIADEQPGPPRLLSSGE, encoded by the coding sequence ATGTGGGATTGGGTCCGGCGGCTCGCCGAGTGGTCAGGGGGCGATACGCCCTTCGCCGTCGTCACCGTGACGGCATGTCAGGGCAGCACACCGGCGGAGGCGGGAGCCAAGCTCCTGGTCCGCGCGGATGGCGTCTTCCACGGCACCGTGGGCGGTGGCCACCTGGAGCAGCTCGTGCTGGCGGACGCTCGGGCGTGCCTGGATTCTGGCAAGGCGCGCGCCATCCGCTACCCGCTCGGCGCGAAGCTCGGTCAGTGTTGTGGAGGGGTCGTGGACGTCTTCGTGGAGCCCGTCAATCACGGCCCCCGCCTGTATCTCTTCGGCGCGGGCCACGTCGGGCAGGCGCTGTGCCGCACCCTGGAGGGCACGCCCTTCCAAATCCACCTGGTGGACGAGCGCCCCGAGTGGATCCGCTCCGAGCGCGTGCCCGAGGGCGTGGTCCGCCACGAGGAGCCCTGGGACACCGTCGTCGAGCAGGCCGCCTGGGACGCCCGGCGCACCTACGTGGCCGTGATGACGCATCGGCACGACCTGGACCAAGACATCATCGCCCACGCCATCGAGCGGCCCGCGCGATACATCGGCCTGATTGGCAGCAAGACGAAGTGGGCCCGGTTCCGCCAGCGGCTGGAGGCTCGGGGCGTCCCCCCGGAGCGGCTGGCCCGCGTCTGGTGCCCCATGGGCCTGGAGACGGGCGGGAAGTCCCCCCAGGAGGTCGCGGTGAGCATCGCCGCGGGCCTCCTCCAGGTCCATCACGGGCTGTCCGGGGATGAGCGCGCCCGCATCGCGGACGAGCAGCCAGGCCCTCCGCGCCTGCTATCCTCTGGAGAATGA
- a CDS encoding NAD(P)(+) transhydrogenase (Re/Si-specific) subunit beta → MSGTVTIAYLLAGVLFIRSLGGLSRQETASRGNLFGMLGMGLAAGVAAFTWWMRHEDSAGLGLAVLVGSVVAGGAVGAVLARRVEMTGMPELVAILHSFVGLAAVLVGMSSYLEPRSGEHAMAVAASALAGEPLSAARVIQLLEVWAGVAVGALTFTGSIVAWAKLRGTVTGKPLLLPGRHLLNLALAGVLAGCALPFIQAAEATSGMPWLVGVAVVAGVLGIHLVVAIGGADMPVVVSLLNSYSGWAAAAAGFTLGNDLLIVTGALVGSSGAILSIIMCRAMNRSILNVVFGGFGTADAPAASSAAPPAGEVLELSADEVSRELLDSRRVIIVPGYGMAVARAQSAVNDLARGLRERGVEVRFAIHPVAGRLPGHMNVLLAEAGVPYDIVLEMEHINHDFEHTDVVLVIGANDIVNPGALNDPASPIHGMPVLEVWKSRRVVVLKRGMAAGYAGVENPLFYLGNTRMLFGDARKSIDALVTRVRDAAERAAA, encoded by the coding sequence ATGAGCGGCACGGTGACCATCGCCTATCTGCTGGCGGGCGTGCTGTTCATCCGCAGCCTCGGCGGACTGTCGCGGCAGGAGACGGCGTCGCGCGGCAACCTCTTCGGAATGCTCGGCATGGGGCTGGCCGCGGGCGTGGCCGCGTTCACGTGGTGGATGCGCCATGAGGACTCGGCGGGCCTGGGGCTGGCGGTCCTGGTGGGCTCGGTGGTGGCCGGTGGCGCCGTGGGCGCGGTGCTCGCCCGCCGCGTCGAGATGACGGGCATGCCCGAGCTGGTCGCCATCCTCCACAGCTTCGTGGGACTGGCCGCGGTGCTGGTGGGCATGTCGTCCTACTTGGAGCCTCGCTCGGGGGAGCACGCCATGGCGGTGGCGGCCTCGGCGCTCGCGGGCGAGCCGCTGAGCGCGGCGCGTGTCATTCAACTCCTGGAGGTCTGGGCCGGCGTGGCGGTGGGCGCGCTGACGTTCACGGGCTCCATCGTGGCGTGGGCGAAGCTGCGCGGCACCGTCACGGGCAAGCCGCTGCTCCTGCCGGGTCGGCACCTGCTCAACCTCGCGCTGGCGGGCGTGCTCGCGGGCTGCGCCCTCCCCTTCATCCAGGCCGCAGAAGCCACGTCCGGAATGCCGTGGCTGGTGGGCGTGGCGGTGGTGGCGGGCGTGCTGGGCATCCACCTGGTGGTGGCCATTGGCGGCGCGGACATGCCGGTGGTGGTGTCGCTACTCAACAGCTACTCGGGCTGGGCGGCGGCCGCGGCGGGCTTCACGCTCGGCAATGACCTGCTCATCGTCACCGGCGCGCTGGTGGGTTCGAGCGGCGCCATCCTGTCCATCATCATGTGCCGCGCGATGAACCGCTCCATCCTCAACGTGGTGTTCGGCGGCTTCGGTACCGCCGACGCCCCCGCGGCCAGCAGCGCCGCGCCTCCCGCGGGCGAGGTGCTGGAGCTGTCCGCGGACGAGGTGTCGCGCGAGCTGTTGGACTCGCGCCGCGTCATCATCGTCCCCGGGTACGGCATGGCCGTGGCACGCGCGCAGAGCGCGGTGAACGACCTGGCGCGCGGCCTGCGCGAGCGGGGCGTGGAGGTGCGCTTCGCCATCCACCCCGTGGCGGGCCGACTGCCCGGACACATGAACGTGCTCTTGGCCGAGGCGGGTGTGCCCTACGACATCGTGCTGGAGATGGAGCACATCAACCACGACTTCGAGCACACCGACGTGGTGCTGGTGATTGGCGCCAACGACATCGTGAACCCTGGCGCGCTGAACGACCCCGCCAGCCCCATCCACGGCATGCCCGTGCTGGAGGTGTGGAAGTCCCGGCGCGTCGTGGTGCTCAAGCGCGGCATGGCCGCGGGCTACGCGGGCGTCGAGAACCCGCTGTTCTACCTGGGCAACACCCGGATGCTCTTCGGGGACGCGCGCAAGTCCATCGACGCGCTGGTGACGCGGGTGCGGGACGCGGCGGAGCGGGCCGCGGCCTGA
- a CDS encoding carbon starvation protein A, with protein sequence MTGVVSKLGWAVLALLGAFCLGTVALHRGESINATWLVGAAVATYLLGYRFYSRFIADRALRLDATRATPARLRDDGLDYVPTDKWVLFGHHFAAIAGAGPLVGPVLAAQMGYLPGTLWLLTGAVLAGAVQDFIILFLSVRRDGKSLGDMVRMELGPAAGVVTMVGVLMIMMIILAVLALVVVKALAGSPWGTFTVAMTIPIAVAMGLYLRYVRPGRVLEVSVAGFVLLMLSIWLGGRVADSAAWAPLFTYDSKVLAWLLIGYGFCASVLPVWLLLAPRDYLSTFLKIGTVLLLAVGILLAMPELRMPALTRFTDGTGPVFAGGLFPFLFITIACGAVSGWHSLISSGTTPKMLANEADARMVGYGAMLMESFVAIMALIAATVLQPGVYFAMNSPPGLIGTDVAHAAQVISQWGFVITPEVLTQTARDIGETSILSRAGGAPTLAVGMAQILHGLVSGQGMMAFWYHYAILFEALFILTTVDAGTRVGRFMIQELAGLVYAPLKKTESWSANLIATALCVASWGYFLYQGVVDPLGGINTLWPLFGIANQMLAAIALTLASVTLVKMKRERYVWIPLVPALWLVCCTLTAGWQKVFGADVKVSFLAHARAFAEAADAGKVLAPAKTLEDMRQVILNDRVDATLTFLFMLLVVATVGFGLRAARAARRTSEPTAKETPHVPALDVRSAA encoded by the coding sequence ATGACGGGAGTCGTCAGCAAGCTGGGGTGGGCGGTGCTCGCCCTCCTCGGAGCCTTCTGCCTGGGCACCGTGGCGCTGCACCGGGGCGAGAGCATCAACGCCACCTGGCTCGTCGGGGCCGCGGTGGCGACGTACCTGCTCGGGTATCGCTTCTACAGCCGCTTCATCGCGGACCGGGCGCTCCGGCTGGATGCCACGCGGGCCACTCCCGCGCGGCTGCGCGACGATGGGCTGGACTACGTCCCCACGGACAAGTGGGTGCTGTTCGGCCATCACTTCGCCGCCATCGCGGGCGCGGGGCCGCTGGTGGGTCCGGTGCTCGCGGCGCAGATGGGCTACCTGCCCGGCACGCTGTGGCTCCTCACCGGCGCGGTGCTCGCGGGCGCGGTGCAGGACTTCATCATCCTGTTCTTGTCCGTGCGCCGAGATGGCAAGTCGCTGGGTGACATGGTGCGCATGGAGCTGGGCCCCGCCGCCGGCGTCGTCACCATGGTGGGCGTGCTGATGATCATGATGATCATCCTCGCCGTGCTCGCCCTGGTGGTGGTGAAGGCGCTGGCGGGCAGCCCCTGGGGCACCTTCACCGTGGCGATGACGATTCCCATCGCGGTGGCGATGGGGCTGTACCTCCGTTACGTGCGACCGGGCCGCGTGCTGGAGGTGTCCGTCGCGGGCTTCGTCCTGTTGATGCTCTCCATCTGGCTGGGCGGCCGGGTGGCGGACTCCGCGGCGTGGGCGCCCCTGTTCACGTACGACAGCAAGGTCCTGGCGTGGCTGCTCATCGGCTACGGCTTCTGCGCGTCCGTGCTGCCGGTCTGGCTGCTCTTGGCGCCTCGGGACTACCTGTCCACCTTCTTGAAGATTGGCACCGTGCTGTTGCTCGCGGTGGGCATCCTGTTGGCCATGCCGGAGCTGCGCATGCCGGCGCTGACTCGCTTCACCGATGGAACAGGGCCCGTGTTCGCTGGGGGATTGTTCCCCTTCTTGTTCATCACCATCGCGTGTGGTGCGGTGTCCGGCTGGCACTCGCTCATCTCCTCGGGCACCACGCCGAAGATGCTGGCCAACGAGGCCGACGCGCGCATGGTGGGCTATGGCGCGATGTTGATGGAGTCCTTCGTGGCCATCATGGCGCTCATCGCGGCCACGGTGCTCCAGCCCGGCGTCTACTTCGCGATGAACTCGCCCCCGGGGTTGATTGGCACCGACGTGGCCCACGCCGCGCAGGTCATCAGCCAGTGGGGTTTCGTCATCACGCCGGAAGTGCTGACCCAAACCGCGCGCGACATTGGAGAGACCTCCATCTTGTCCCGCGCGGGCGGCGCGCCCACCCTGGCCGTGGGCATGGCGCAGATCCTCCACGGGCTCGTGTCTGGCCAGGGGATGATGGCCTTCTGGTACCACTACGCCATCCTCTTCGAGGCCCTGTTCATCCTCACCACCGTGGACGCGGGCACGCGCGTGGGCCGCTTCATGATCCAGGAGCTGGCGGGGCTGGTGTACGCGCCGCTCAAGAAGACCGAGTCCTGGAGCGCCAACCTCATCGCCACGGCGCTCTGCGTGGCGAGCTGGGGCTACTTCCTCTACCAGGGCGTGGTGGATCCGCTGGGCGGCATCAACACGCTGTGGCCGCTGTTCGGCATCGCCAACCAGATGCTGGCCGCCATCGCGTTGACGCTGGCCAGCGTCACCCTGGTGAAGATGAAGCGGGAGCGCTACGTGTGGATTCCGCTCGTCCCCGCGCTCTGGCTGGTGTGCTGCACGCTGACGGCCGGCTGGCAGAAGGTGTTCGGCGCGGACGTGAAGGTCAGCTTCCTGGCCCATGCGCGAGCGTTCGCCGAGGCGGCGGATGCGGGCAAGGTGCTCGCGCCCGCGAAGACGCTGGAAGACATGCGACAGGTCATCCTCAACGACCGCGTGGACGCCACGCTGACGTTCCTGTTCATGCTGCTCGTGGTCGCGACGGTGGGGTTCGGACTTCGGGCCGCGCGAGCCGCCCGCCGCACCTCCGAGCCCACCGCGAAGGAGACACCCCATGTCCCCGCGCTCGACGTGAGGAGCGCGGCGTGA
- a CDS encoding Spy/CpxP family protein refolding chaperone: MKTSLIALCCLVPLLAVAQPSGGPPHPPFMERSWVSLLLEHRQDLGLSDTQVAQLQGIQDALKSKAAPMMQTLESLRPEPGTTSSEEEMLAHREQVHTTMRQLRDADTAAYQQAEALLTDAQKTKARALVSEETAAREKRRQELGPRMHPRGGPAPH, encoded by the coding sequence ATGAAAACCTCTCTCATTGCCCTGTGCTGTCTCGTCCCCCTGCTGGCTGTCGCGCAGCCCTCGGGCGGCCCGCCACATCCTCCCTTCATGGAGCGCAGTTGGGTGAGCCTCCTGCTGGAGCACCGCCAGGACCTGGGGTTGTCGGACACTCAGGTGGCTCAGCTCCAGGGCATCCAGGATGCACTGAAGTCCAAGGCGGCCCCGATGATGCAGACGCTGGAGTCGCTTCGCCCCGAGCCGGGAACGACGTCCTCCGAAGAGGAGATGCTGGCGCACCGGGAGCAGGTGCACACCACGATGCGCCAGCTGCGCGACGCGGACACCGCCGCGTATCAGCAGGCCGAGGCCCTGCTGACGGACGCGCAGAAGACGAAGGCGCGAGCTCTCGTCAGCGAGGAGACCGCCGCGAGGGAGAAGCGCCGGCAGGAGCTGGGCCCGCGCATGCATCCGCGCGGCGGCCCCGCGCCTCACTGA
- a CDS encoding TetR/AcrR family transcriptional regulator — translation MDDASKGRPGRKRSEQSRAAVLEAALKVLREQGYAALSIEAIARDAGVGKQTIYRWWTSKASVVLEALIAQAPTPLVPPLHGSLGEVLEAFLASTFQTLKNPRGTGDILRGLMAEAQLDAQFATEFRTGLIEKRRELLRSVLAQAQERGELAADADLFLLVDMAFGVMWYRLLVGHAPLDRALAHELATLLLRAGAPSGPRRAPRPTKT, via the coding sequence GTGGACGACGCGTCGAAGGGCCGCCCTGGGCGGAAGCGGAGCGAACAGTCACGTGCGGCGGTGCTCGAGGCGGCGCTCAAGGTCCTGCGCGAGCAGGGCTATGCCGCGTTGAGCATCGAGGCCATCGCGCGTGACGCAGGCGTCGGCAAGCAGACCATCTATCGATGGTGGACCTCCAAGGCCTCGGTCGTGCTGGAGGCGCTGATCGCCCAGGCCCCCACCCCGCTCGTGCCGCCGTTGCATGGCTCGCTGGGAGAGGTGCTGGAGGCGTTCCTCGCCTCGACGTTCCAGACGCTGAAGAACCCTCGGGGAACAGGGGACATCCTCCGGGGGCTCATGGCGGAGGCGCAGCTCGACGCGCAGTTCGCGACCGAGTTCCGCACCGGCCTCATCGAGAAGCGCCGGGAGCTGCTCCGCTCCGTGCTCGCCCAGGCCCAGGAGCGCGGTGAGCTGGCCGCGGATGCGGACCTGTTCCTGCTCGTGGACATGGCGTTCGGAGTGATGTGGTACCGGCTCCTCGTGGGCCACGCGCCGCTGGACCGCGCGCTCGCGCACGAGCTGGCCACGCTGCTGCTGCGCGCGGGAGCCCCCTCGGGTCCTCGCCGCGCACCCCGTCCCACGAAGACGTGA
- a CDS encoding putative selenoprotein, which translates to MRFTNDSLRAFWERAVRTARLMIGVPDYDTYVRHMRTRHPSRPVMSYAEFFDERQRARYRSGGGRCC; encoded by the coding sequence GTGAGGTTCACGAACGACTCGCTGCGAGCGTTCTGGGAGCGTGCGGTGCGGACCGCGCGGCTGATGATTGGCGTGCCGGATTACGACACGTACGTGCGGCACATGCGCACAAGACACCCGAGCCGCCCCGTCATGAGCTACGCGGAGTTCTTCGACGAGCGACAGCGGGCGCGCTATCGGAGCGGCGGCGGGCGCTGCTGCTGA
- a CDS encoding SDR family oxidoreductase → MDWRNKQVVVMGGSSGVGEATARRLVAQGARVVITGRDADKLARVATSLGAQARGVVVDGTNATAVRAFFAELGAFDHLVVCLSGAEGAGAFRDLDLAGLRRGFEAKFWAHLTVVQAALGTLRPDGSVTLVTAASARTAFAGASGLAAINGALEAMVPPLALELAPLRVNAVSPGVINTPWWDKAPAAQRDAIFATSAATLPVRRVGTPEDVADAIVFVAGNGFMTGTVIECDGGARLA, encoded by the coding sequence ATGGACTGGCGAAACAAGCAGGTGGTGGTGATGGGTGGCAGCTCGGGCGTGGGGGAGGCGACGGCGCGGCGGCTCGTGGCGCAGGGGGCGCGGGTGGTCATCACGGGGCGGGACGCGGACAAGCTGGCGCGGGTGGCCACGTCGCTGGGGGCGCAGGCGCGCGGGGTGGTGGTGGACGGGACGAACGCCACGGCGGTGCGCGCGTTCTTCGCGGAGCTGGGCGCGTTCGACCACCTGGTGGTGTGCCTGAGCGGAGCGGAGGGCGCGGGCGCGTTCCGGGACTTGGACCTGGCCGGGCTGCGGCGAGGCTTCGAGGCGAAGTTCTGGGCGCACCTCACGGTGGTCCAGGCGGCGCTGGGCACGCTGCGTCCGGACGGCTCGGTGACTTTGGTGACAGCGGCCTCGGCGCGCACGGCGTTCGCGGGAGCGTCGGGACTCGCGGCCATCAATGGTGCGCTGGAGGCGATGGTTCCACCGCTCGCGCTGGAGCTGGCGCCCCTGCGCGTCAACGCGGTCTCACCGGGTGTCATCAACACGCCGTGGTGGGACAAAGCCCCTGCGGCTCAGCGTGACGCCATCTTCGCGACCTCGGCGGCCACGCTGCCCGTGCGCCGCGTGGGCACGCCCGAGGACGTCGCGGACGCGATTGTCTTCGTCGCGGGCAATGGCTTCATGACCGGCACCGTCATCGAATGCGATGGCGGCGCCCGTCTGGCCTGA